In one Paramisgurnus dabryanus chromosome 21, PD_genome_1.1, whole genome shotgun sequence genomic region, the following are encoded:
- the mlh3 gene encoding DNA mismatch repair protein Mlh3 isoform X2, translating to MIKSLPKDVQAQLRSGVTIFSLQQCIEELILNSIDSGATCVAVKIDVAAFKVQVIDNGSGMCREDMEKVGIRYNTSKCSTIQDLDNLRFYGFRGEAISSIVSLAEVVEINSRTKQTAKTYVKRFNETKESDVFEAQTVRPSAGTTVSVCNLFHNMPVRRKRIDDVLETERIRKRMEAISLMHPSVSFTLKKENSSQMVVQLSKTSNTFYRFVQIHGLSRAQKLGEVSYAHEQFEMTGHIGREGHYNNSLQFLFVNGRLLLKTRIHKILNSLLKRVNCTARQNNSQNTSALTSSPKQRGGTDLYGVYVLNIKCHYSEYDICLEPAKSLIEFKDWDNVLICVEEGVKSFLAKENLVMESSVNDIDGPTGSRDSVRSVKTPAEERNIDVNKTHEGYKAPTEKNYDMEVSGGVQMHKHPTPNTEGYTSEESEMVQSVSLPIQTTLPVVNNSKTDVIPDQHVNAICIDSNSTVGTETDGNSDKISVLYFNTSSMKDERWVEDSLKQFSLSNKLHPRKRKLPLNDTARAEQDCHVFYGPSSKSVRTEARRKLTLSFETGSLDKFRRLFGKDGDKKQPSMDKSSILYPESSINSNDLSVGFTGLEYTDRQVLMNIDETVSAHTTSSAKSSLGDKADNISLNAKRSHLKCDKETFKLHKHQPSHKASTRAEWLINESFSCPDVQDFISDKRSLVESMSFELEERSLGNDQGKLLEYESSEIVDLAISDPFTENPDIDLIEQSTKIPSALEDSHLCNPCRTSFGGGMNTADEVGITSEHIPMSNSAIDEWETINESRDEAIPVSSNWLSHYDSSLGKLVYINQVTGLSKYNSPPVEEAQVPCTTDITNMMVSVISKTGFEYRCYPFQTNIVLPFLPKPRAERALCSLTDNREDVQGPNSLSALFSEWTNPVFIRPPEVALDITSGQAEGLAVKIHNILYPCRFTRNMIHTMKVINQVDKKFLACLINTAEQEVPESGNLLVLVDQHAAHERVRLEGLVLDSYEDDPDTPGKKRLCSSSVTPPLEISVTEEDMRLLRSCQAFLRGLALDVSFLKSESLNVLLERLPTCFIEKENAELQRGRQSVIKTIAEDYLREQIELLRLTGRVRGTLPLTVHNVLASQACHGAIKFNHILSKEECCSLVSSLSSCQLPFQCAHGRPSIVPLADLYHLEDQQDLPKPNLRKLRRMYKAWQLYGKDKSVSQN from the exons ATGATCAAGAGTTTACCCAAAGATGTTCAAGCACAACTACGCTCTGGCGTTACAATCTTCTCATTACAGCAGTGTATAGAGGAGCTCATATTAAACAGCATTGACTCCGGAGCAAcatgtgttgctgtcaaaatagaTGTAGCTGCCTTCAAAGTGCAGGTAATCGACAACGGCTCAGGAATGTGTCGAGAAGACATGGAGAAAGTAGGAATCAGATACAACACAAGCAAATGCAGTACAATACAAGATCTGGATAACCTCCGCTTTTATGGGTTCAGGGGTGAAGCCATTTCCAGCATTGTCTCTCTTGCTGAAGTGGTTGAAATAAACTCTAGAACTAAGCAGACTGCAAAAACCTACGTTAAAAGATTCAATGAGACCAAAGAATCAGATGTTTTTGAAGCACAGACTGTTCGCCCGTCCGCAGGGACAACCGTGTCAGTCTGCAACCTCTTCCACAACATGCCagtcagaagaaaaagaatagaTGACGTTTTAGAGACTGAACGTATCCGTAAGAGAATGGAGGCCATATCCTTAATGCATCCATCTGTGTCCTTTacgttaaaaaaagaaaactctTCCCAAATGGTAGTACAGCTTTCCAAAACAAGTAATACCTTTTACAGATTTGTTCAGATTCATGGGTTGAGTCGAGCCCAAAAACTTGGAGAGGTCAGTTATGCCCATGAGCAGTTTGAAATGACAGGTCACATTGGTCGTGAGGGTCACTACAACAACAGCTTGCAATTTTTATTTGTAAACGGGAGGCTTCTTCTGAAGACACGCATTCATAAAATACTCAACAGTCTCTTGAAGAGAGTGAACTGCACAGCTAGACAAAACAACAGCCAGAATACATCCGCATTGACATCAAGCCCTAAACAAAGGGGTGGGACAGATCTATATGGAGTCTATGTGTTAAATATCAAATGTCACTACTCTGAATATGACATATGCCTAGAACCAGCCAAGTCCCTTATCGAGTTCAAAGACTGGGATAATGTTCTTATCTGTGTTGAGGAAGGTGTAAAATCATTCCTTGCTAAGGAAAACCTAGTTATGGAGTCTTCCGTGAATGACATTGATGGTCCAACAGGTAGTCGAGACTCAGTGAGGAGTGTAAAGACCCCTGCAGAAGAACGAAACATTGATGTTAACAAAACACATGAAGGATATAAAGCTCCGACTGAGAAAAATTATGATATGGAAGTCTCTGGTGGTGTTCAAATGCATAAGCACCCTACACCAAACACAGAAGGTTACACAAGTGAAGAATCAGAGATGGTTCAAAGTGTCAGTTTGCCCATACAGACCACATTACCAGTTGTTAACAATAGCAAAACAGATGTAATACCTGACCAACATGTAAATGCAATCTGTATAGATAGTAACTCAACGGTTGGGACAGAGACAGATGGCAACAGTGACAAGATTTCAGTATTGTACTTCAATACTTCATCCATGAAAGATGAAAGATGGGTGGAGGATAGTTTGAAGCAATTCAGTCTGTCGAACAAACTTCATCCACGAAAGAGAAAATTGCCATTAAATGACACTGCAAGAGCCGAGCAGGATTGCCATGTTTTTTACGGTCCCAGTTCAAAGAGCGTCAGAACTGAAGCACGCCGTAAATTAACTCTGTCTTTTGAAACTGGATCTCTTGACAAGTTCAGAAGGTTGTTCGGGAAGGATGGTGATAAAAAACAACCGTCTATGGACAAAAGCAGTATTTTATATCCAGAGTCCTCTATAAATTCAAATGACCTCTCTGTTGGTTTTACTGGGCTGGAGTACACAGACAGGCAAGTACTAATGAACATTGACGAGACTGTATCTGCACATACAACAAGTTCTGCTAAATCTTCACTAGGGGACAAAGCAGACAATATATCATTGAATGCTAAACGTTCGCATTTAAAATGTGACAAAGAGACATTCAAATTACACAAGCATCAGCCATCACACAAGGCTAGTACAAGAGCAGAATGGCTCATAAATGAATCTTTTTCTTGTCCAGATGTGCAAGACTTTATTTCTGATAAGAGATCTCTTGTCGAGTCCATGTCTTTTGAATTAGAAGAAAGATCCTTAGGAAACGATCAGGGAAAACTTCTTGAATATGAATCTTCTGAAATTGTTGATTTAGCCATCAGTGATCCTTTTACAGAAAATCCAGACATTGATCTGATTGAACAGAGCACAAAAATTCCTTCTGCTTTAGAAGACTCACACCTCTGCAACCCGTGTAGGACTTCCTTTGGAGGAGGTATGAACACCGCTGATGAAGTTGGCATAACCTCTGAGCATATTCCAATGTCTAACAGTGCAATAGATGAATGGGAGACTATAAATGAAAGTCGTGATGAAGCAATCCCAGTTTCCAGCAACTGGCTGTCCCATTATGACAGTTCATTAGGTAAGCTGGTTTACATTAACCAGGTTACAGGGCTCAGCAAATACAACTCTCCTCCTGTGGAGGAGGCTCAAGTGCCATGTACCACAGATATTACTAACATGATGGTCAGCGTCATTTCAAAAACAG GATTTGAGTACAGGTGTTATCCATTTCAGACAAATATTGTACTTCCCTTTCTCCCCAAGCCAAGAGCAGAGAGGGCTCTTTGCTCATTGACAGATAACAGAG agGATGTCCAAGGTCCAAATTCACTTTCAGCTCTGTTTTCAGAATGGACTAACCCAGTGTTTATAAGACCTCCAgag GTTGCTTTGGATATTACCAGTGGACAAGCGGAGGGCCTTGCTGTAAAAATCCACAACATTCTTTACCCCTGCCGGTTTACCAGGAATATGATTCACACAATGAAA GTCATAAATCAAGTGGACAAGAAGTTTCTTGCTTGTTTGATAAATACAGCAGAGCAAGAAGTGCCTGAAAGCG GAAATCTTCTTGTGTTGGTTGATCAACATGCTGCCCATGAAAGAGTCCGACTGGAGGGGTTGGTGCTGG ACTCCTATGAGGATGATCCAGACACACCTGGAAAAAAGAGGCTGTGTTCCTCGAGTGTAACTCCACCCTTGGAGATTAGTGTTACAGAGGAGGATATGAGACTTCTGAG GTCTTGTCAGGCTTTTTTGAGGGGTCTTGCTTTAGATGTAAGCTTCCTGAAGAGTGAGTCACTAAATGTGTTATTGGAGAGACTTCCCACATgtttcatagagaaagagaatgCAGAGCTCCAGCGTGGAAGGCAGTCTGTAATTAAAACCATTGCAGAG GACTACCTGCGAGAACAAATTGAG CTTCTGCGCTTAACAGGAAGAGTGAGAGGAACCCTGCCTTTAACAGTTCATAATGTACTTGCTTCACAAGCTTGTCATG GAGCAATTAAGTTCAATCACATTCTGAGTAAAGAGGAGTGTTGTAGTCTGGTGAGCTCGCTCTCCTCTTGTCAGCTTCCCTTTCAATGTGCCCATGGCAGACCTTCCATTGTCCCACTTGCAGATCTTTACCATTTAGAAGATCAGCAG GATCTTCCCAAACCAAATCTGAGGAAACTGAGAAGAATGTACAAGGCATGGCAACTATATGGAAAAGACAAATCTGTTTCACAAAACTAA
- the mlh3 gene encoding DNA mismatch repair protein Mlh3 isoform X1 encodes MIKSLPKDVQAQLRSGVTIFSLQQCIEELILNSIDSGATCVAVKIDVAAFKVQVIDNGSGMCREDMEKVGIRYNTSKCSTIQDLDNLRFYGFRGEAISSIVSLAEVVEINSRTKQTAKTYVKRFNETKESDVFEAQTVRPSAGTTVSVCNLFHNMPVRRKRIDDVLETERIRKRMEAISLMHPSVSFTLKKENSSQMVVQLSKTSNTFYRFVQIHGLSRAQKLGEVSYAHEQFEMTGHIGREGHYNNSLQFLFVNGRLLLKTRIHKILNSLLKRVNCTARQNNSQNTSALTSSPKQRGGTDLYGVYVLNIKCHYSEYDICLEPAKSLIEFKDWDNVLICVEEGVKSFLAKENLVMESSVNDIDGPTGSRDSVRSVKTPAEERNIDVNKTHEGYKAPTEKNYDMEVSGGVQMHKHPTPNTEGYTSEESEMVQSVSLPIQTTLPVVNNSKTDVIPDQHVNAICIDSNSTVGTETDGNSDKISVLYFNTSSMKDERWVEDSLKQFSLSNKLHPRKRKLPLNDTARAEQDCHVFYGPSSKSVRTEARRKLTLSFETGSLDKFRRLFGKDGDKKQPSMDKSSILYPESSINSNDLSVGFTGLEYTDRQVLMNIDETVSAHTTSSAKSSLGDKADNISLNAKRSHLKCDKETFKLHKHQPSHKASTRAEWLINESFSCPDVQDFISDKRSLVESMSFELEERSLGNDQGKLLEYESSEIVDLAISDPFTENPDIDLIEQSTKIPSALEDSHLCNPCRTSFGGGMNTADEVGITSEHIPMSNSAIDEWETINESRDEAIPVSSNWLSHYDSSLGKLVYINQVTGLSKYNSPPVEEAQVPCTTDITNMMVSVISKTGFEYRCYPFQTNIVLPFLPKPRAERALCSLTDNREDVQGPNSLSALFSEWTNPVFIRPPEVALDITSGQAEGLAVKIHNILYPCRFTRNMIHTMKVINQVDKKFLACLINTAEQEVPESGYNEGNLLVLVDQHAAHERVRLEGLVLDSYEDDPDTPGKKRLCSSSVTPPLEISVTEEDMRLLRSCQAFLRGLALDVSFLKSESLNVLLERLPTCFIEKENAELQRGRQSVIKTIAEDYLREQIELLRLTGRVRGTLPLTVHNVLASQACHGAIKFNHILSKEECCSLVSSLSSCQLPFQCAHGRPSIVPLADLYHLEDQQDLPKPNLRKLRRMYKAWQLYGKDKSVSQN; translated from the exons ATGATCAAGAGTTTACCCAAAGATGTTCAAGCACAACTACGCTCTGGCGTTACAATCTTCTCATTACAGCAGTGTATAGAGGAGCTCATATTAAACAGCATTGACTCCGGAGCAAcatgtgttgctgtcaaaatagaTGTAGCTGCCTTCAAAGTGCAGGTAATCGACAACGGCTCAGGAATGTGTCGAGAAGACATGGAGAAAGTAGGAATCAGATACAACACAAGCAAATGCAGTACAATACAAGATCTGGATAACCTCCGCTTTTATGGGTTCAGGGGTGAAGCCATTTCCAGCATTGTCTCTCTTGCTGAAGTGGTTGAAATAAACTCTAGAACTAAGCAGACTGCAAAAACCTACGTTAAAAGATTCAATGAGACCAAAGAATCAGATGTTTTTGAAGCACAGACTGTTCGCCCGTCCGCAGGGACAACCGTGTCAGTCTGCAACCTCTTCCACAACATGCCagtcagaagaaaaagaatagaTGACGTTTTAGAGACTGAACGTATCCGTAAGAGAATGGAGGCCATATCCTTAATGCATCCATCTGTGTCCTTTacgttaaaaaaagaaaactctTCCCAAATGGTAGTACAGCTTTCCAAAACAAGTAATACCTTTTACAGATTTGTTCAGATTCATGGGTTGAGTCGAGCCCAAAAACTTGGAGAGGTCAGTTATGCCCATGAGCAGTTTGAAATGACAGGTCACATTGGTCGTGAGGGTCACTACAACAACAGCTTGCAATTTTTATTTGTAAACGGGAGGCTTCTTCTGAAGACACGCATTCATAAAATACTCAACAGTCTCTTGAAGAGAGTGAACTGCACAGCTAGACAAAACAACAGCCAGAATACATCCGCATTGACATCAAGCCCTAAACAAAGGGGTGGGACAGATCTATATGGAGTCTATGTGTTAAATATCAAATGTCACTACTCTGAATATGACATATGCCTAGAACCAGCCAAGTCCCTTATCGAGTTCAAAGACTGGGATAATGTTCTTATCTGTGTTGAGGAAGGTGTAAAATCATTCCTTGCTAAGGAAAACCTAGTTATGGAGTCTTCCGTGAATGACATTGATGGTCCAACAGGTAGTCGAGACTCAGTGAGGAGTGTAAAGACCCCTGCAGAAGAACGAAACATTGATGTTAACAAAACACATGAAGGATATAAAGCTCCGACTGAGAAAAATTATGATATGGAAGTCTCTGGTGGTGTTCAAATGCATAAGCACCCTACACCAAACACAGAAGGTTACACAAGTGAAGAATCAGAGATGGTTCAAAGTGTCAGTTTGCCCATACAGACCACATTACCAGTTGTTAACAATAGCAAAACAGATGTAATACCTGACCAACATGTAAATGCAATCTGTATAGATAGTAACTCAACGGTTGGGACAGAGACAGATGGCAACAGTGACAAGATTTCAGTATTGTACTTCAATACTTCATCCATGAAAGATGAAAGATGGGTGGAGGATAGTTTGAAGCAATTCAGTCTGTCGAACAAACTTCATCCACGAAAGAGAAAATTGCCATTAAATGACACTGCAAGAGCCGAGCAGGATTGCCATGTTTTTTACGGTCCCAGTTCAAAGAGCGTCAGAACTGAAGCACGCCGTAAATTAACTCTGTCTTTTGAAACTGGATCTCTTGACAAGTTCAGAAGGTTGTTCGGGAAGGATGGTGATAAAAAACAACCGTCTATGGACAAAAGCAGTATTTTATATCCAGAGTCCTCTATAAATTCAAATGACCTCTCTGTTGGTTTTACTGGGCTGGAGTACACAGACAGGCAAGTACTAATGAACATTGACGAGACTGTATCTGCACATACAACAAGTTCTGCTAAATCTTCACTAGGGGACAAAGCAGACAATATATCATTGAATGCTAAACGTTCGCATTTAAAATGTGACAAAGAGACATTCAAATTACACAAGCATCAGCCATCACACAAGGCTAGTACAAGAGCAGAATGGCTCATAAATGAATCTTTTTCTTGTCCAGATGTGCAAGACTTTATTTCTGATAAGAGATCTCTTGTCGAGTCCATGTCTTTTGAATTAGAAGAAAGATCCTTAGGAAACGATCAGGGAAAACTTCTTGAATATGAATCTTCTGAAATTGTTGATTTAGCCATCAGTGATCCTTTTACAGAAAATCCAGACATTGATCTGATTGAACAGAGCACAAAAATTCCTTCTGCTTTAGAAGACTCACACCTCTGCAACCCGTGTAGGACTTCCTTTGGAGGAGGTATGAACACCGCTGATGAAGTTGGCATAACCTCTGAGCATATTCCAATGTCTAACAGTGCAATAGATGAATGGGAGACTATAAATGAAAGTCGTGATGAAGCAATCCCAGTTTCCAGCAACTGGCTGTCCCATTATGACAGTTCATTAGGTAAGCTGGTTTACATTAACCAGGTTACAGGGCTCAGCAAATACAACTCTCCTCCTGTGGAGGAGGCTCAAGTGCCATGTACCACAGATATTACTAACATGATGGTCAGCGTCATTTCAAAAACAG GATTTGAGTACAGGTGTTATCCATTTCAGACAAATATTGTACTTCCCTTTCTCCCCAAGCCAAGAGCAGAGAGGGCTCTTTGCTCATTGACAGATAACAGAG agGATGTCCAAGGTCCAAATTCACTTTCAGCTCTGTTTTCAGAATGGACTAACCCAGTGTTTATAAGACCTCCAgag GTTGCTTTGGATATTACCAGTGGACAAGCGGAGGGCCTTGCTGTAAAAATCCACAACATTCTTTACCCCTGCCGGTTTACCAGGAATATGATTCACACAATGAAA GTCATAAATCAAGTGGACAAGAAGTTTCTTGCTTGTTTGATAAATACAGCAGAGCAAGAAGTGCCTGAAAGCGGTTACAATGAAG GAAATCTTCTTGTGTTGGTTGATCAACATGCTGCCCATGAAAGAGTCCGACTGGAGGGGTTGGTGCTGG ACTCCTATGAGGATGATCCAGACACACCTGGAAAAAAGAGGCTGTGTTCCTCGAGTGTAACTCCACCCTTGGAGATTAGTGTTACAGAGGAGGATATGAGACTTCTGAG GTCTTGTCAGGCTTTTTTGAGGGGTCTTGCTTTAGATGTAAGCTTCCTGAAGAGTGAGTCACTAAATGTGTTATTGGAGAGACTTCCCACATgtttcatagagaaagagaatgCAGAGCTCCAGCGTGGAAGGCAGTCTGTAATTAAAACCATTGCAGAG GACTACCTGCGAGAACAAATTGAG CTTCTGCGCTTAACAGGAAGAGTGAGAGGAACCCTGCCTTTAACAGTTCATAATGTACTTGCTTCACAAGCTTGTCATG GAGCAATTAAGTTCAATCACATTCTGAGTAAAGAGGAGTGTTGTAGTCTGGTGAGCTCGCTCTCCTCTTGTCAGCTTCCCTTTCAATGTGCCCATGGCAGACCTTCCATTGTCCCACTTGCAGATCTTTACCATTTAGAAGATCAGCAG GATCTTCCCAAACCAAATCTGAGGAAACTGAGAAGAATGTACAAGGCATGGCAACTATATGGAAAAGACAAATCTGTTTCACAAAACTAA